The segment GCCGGATCTCGATCGAGTCCTGACCCACGGTCACGCCCGATCCGATCGCGGGGCAGGGGGAGCGCCTCCTGCCCCGCTGCTCGGACCGTACGCCGGATCCCTCCGCGACGAGCGCGGCCGCGACGAGCAGGATCCGGCTCCGCCATGGGTCGTGGCGCCGGTGGAACCCCGGGTCCAGACCTCGGGAGGTGCCCGACATCACCTTTTCGCTAGTGCAATCGGTTCCCGCGCGCGGTTTTACTTGAAATCGTAGTTCCCCGAAGGATGGACCGGCATGGCACGATTCGAGCGGATCCTGCATCCGACCGACTTCTCGGAGAACGGACGGGCGGCGCTGCCGCTGCTCGCCGACGTGTGCGCCATGTCGACGGTCGAGGGTGGTCCCGAGGTCCACGTGATCCACGTGCTCGAGCCGATCATTTCGACGACCGACTTCACGTGGTCCGGGCTGAGTCACAACGAACTCGAGGCCAAACGCCTGACGGCGGCGCGCGAAGCGCTCGACGAGTTCGTGGGTGAGTTCGAACTCCGGGCACGTGAGGTGATCGTCGACGTGATCCGGGGGAAGAGTCACGAGGCGATCGATCAGTACGCCGAGAAGCACGAGATCGATCTCATCGTGATGGCCACCCACGGTCACACCGGCCTCAGCCACCTGCTGCTCGGCAGCACCGCCGAGCTCGTGGTCCGGACCGCCCGCTGCCCCGTGCTCACGGTCAAGGGAATCACCGAACCGGCCGAGTGAGCCGACCCGTTCCGACGACGACCCAGGAGGATGTCACCGTGGACCCGGCACCCGTTCTCGTTCGCGACATCATGGTCACCGACGTCCAGGTCTGCGGCCCCGACGACACGCTGCGCGACGCCCTGGACATCATGCTCGAGCAGGGCCTGACCACCCTTCCGGTCGTCGACCCCGCTCAGAACTGTGTGGGCGTCATCGCCGCGGTCGACCTCCTCGCCCCGAGCGACGAGATGGAGGAGGAGCTGCGCGTCCTCACCGGACAGAGCAACGACGAGAACGGCTATCTGCCCGAGACGGTGCAGACACGGGGGCTGGCCTCGCAGATGGTCGAGGACTTCATGTCGTCGCGGGTGGTGGCGGTCGCGCCGGACACCGAGCTGCACAAGGCGGCCGGGATCATGCTCAAGAACCAGATTCATCATCTGGTGGTGATCGACGCCCAGGACAAGCTGATCGGCATCCTGTCGACGATGGACATCCTCGAGGTGTACGCCAACGAGGGTGAGGTCGCCGAGGCCTAGCGCCCCGGACGTCTCCGGCGCGCCGATCCGTCAACATCTGGTCGAATCGTCACTTGGACCGATTCCTGGCAGTCGAGATTCCCGGTTGCCAACCCCCCGGGTCCTGCCTATATTGCGCGCCGTTGGCAGACGAGATCCCTGTCTGCTGAATACCGATTTCAATTCTTCGGGGATCGACGGCGGGCTCCGGCCCCCTTCGAACCGAACCAGTGCCTGCCCGGGCCACGCCCGGGAAACGCCTGCCCGGGGAACGTCCCGGTCAAGAGGAGGAGTCCACCGATGGCGAACAAGATCCGTCCGCTGGGCGATCGCGTCGTCGTCCAGGCGATGACCCAGGAGAAGAGCAAGAGCGGCATCATCATCCCCGACACGGCCAAGGAAAAGCCGCAGCAGGGGAAGGTCGTCGCCGTCGGTCCGGGTCGCCTGAGCGAGTCCGGCGACCGTCTGGAGCCGGAAGTCAAGGAAGGCGACGTCGTGCTCTTCGGCAAGTACAGCGGCACCGAGATCGAGGTCGACTCGGACGCGCTGCTGATCCTGCGCGAATCCGACATCCTGGCGGTTCTGTAGTCCACGGACCGCGTTCGTCCGAGCCCGGACACAATCGTCTCTTCGCAGAACCAATCAGAACCGGAAAACCCACGAGGAGTGGATCCCGATGGCCAAGATGATCGCTTTCGACGCGCACGCTCGCGACGAGCTGAAGAAGGGCGTCGACGCTCTCACCAACGCCGTGAAGGTGACCCTGGGTCCCCGC is part of the Candidatus Krumholzibacteriia bacterium genome and harbors:
- a CDS encoding universal stress protein; this translates as MARFERILHPTDFSENGRAALPLLADVCAMSTVEGGPEVHVIHVLEPIISTTDFTWSGLSHNELEAKRLTAAREALDEFVGEFELRAREVIVDVIRGKSHEAIDQYAEKHEIDLIVMATHGHTGLSHLLLGSTAELVVRTARCPVLTVKGITEPAE
- a CDS encoding CBS domain-containing protein, which translates into the protein MDPAPVLVRDIMVTDVQVCGPDDTLRDALDIMLEQGLTTLPVVDPAQNCVGVIAAVDLLAPSDEMEEELRVLTGQSNDENGYLPETVQTRGLASQMVEDFMSSRVVAVAPDTELHKAAGIMLKNQIHHLVVIDAQDKLIGILSTMDILEVYANEGEVAEA
- the groES gene encoding co-chaperone GroES, encoding MANKIRPLGDRVVVQAMTQEKSKSGIIIPDTAKEKPQQGKVVAVGPGRLSESGDRLEPEVKEGDVVLFGKYSGTEIEVDSDALLILRESDILAVL